One genomic segment of Pyruvatibacter mobilis includes these proteins:
- a CDS encoding flavodoxin family protein gives MTKRLLIIAHTPSPNTTAMAEAVLAGARHEDIDGVTADLRSPFDVGPDEVMAADGIILLTTENLGYMAGAMKDFFDRTYYPVLEEKQGLPCALIIRAGHDGTGTRRALDTILTGLRWKQVREPVTCRGDWDEAFLDTCRETGMALAAGLDAGVF, from the coding sequence CACGCCCTCGCCCAACACAACGGCGATGGCAGAAGCGGTGCTGGCAGGCGCCCGGCATGAGGATATCGACGGCGTCACCGCAGACCTCCGCTCCCCCTTCGACGTGGGCCCCGACGAGGTGATGGCGGCGGACGGCATCATTCTTCTGACCACGGAAAATCTCGGCTACATGGCAGGCGCCATGAAGGATTTCTTCGACCGCACCTATTACCCCGTGCTCGAGGAAAAACAGGGCCTGCCCTGCGCGCTGATCATCCGTGCCGGCCATGACGGCACCGGCACCCGCCGCGCGCTCGACACCATCCTCACCGGCCTGCGCTGGAAGCAGGTGCGGGAGCCCGTCACCTGCCGCGGCGACTGGGACGAGGCCTTCCTCGACACCTGCCGCGAGACCGGCATGGCTCTGGCCGCGGGCCTCGACGCAGGCGTCTTCTGA
- a CDS encoding MBL fold metallo-hydrolase RNA specificity domain-containing protein: protein MKITFHGAAQEVTGSCTLIDTGSVRFLVDCGMFQGGRTENAKNRAPFAFDPAGIDFVLLTHAHIDHSGLLPRLWAQGFRGPVHTGTATGDLLEIMLRDSAHIQETEAERENRRKPSHKHRGKKHHRDRKPVEPIYSLDDVEAVLKRVRGHDYDTPFSPHESVRVQLRDAGHILGSAIIEAWITTPQGERKLVFSGDLGQPGRPILCDPTRIGTADILFTESTYGDRDHKNLGDTVTELVDVVTHTLDDLEGNIIIPAFAVGRTQELLFYFHQLTREGKLGNLRIFVDSPMATAVTRLTMEHLELFDAQARSLAEWQENGHGVPQVTFTGSVDESRALNSIESGAIIIAASGMCTAGRIKHHLRHGLPNPRNAVIITGFQAEGTLGRRLVDGATRVRIFGQDVSVRAGVHTLGGFSAHADRRALLDWMGGFTAPPAQTFVMHGEPGASRALADEMTNRLGWQVQLPERGETYVPLIL from the coding sequence ATGAAAATCACCTTCCACGGCGCCGCGCAGGAAGTCACCGGCTCCTGCACCCTGATCGATACCGGCAGCGTCCGCTTCCTCGTTGATTGCGGCATGTTCCAGGGCGGCCGCACGGAAAACGCCAAGAACCGCGCCCCCTTCGCCTTTGATCCCGCCGGCATCGATTTCGTACTGCTAACCCACGCCCATATCGATCACAGCGGCCTGCTCCCGCGCCTCTGGGCCCAGGGCTTTCGCGGCCCCGTCCACACCGGCACCGCCACCGGCGACCTGCTGGAGATCATGCTGCGCGACAGCGCCCACATCCAGGAAACCGAGGCCGAGCGCGAGAACCGCCGCAAGCCCAGCCACAAACACCGCGGCAAGAAGCACCACCGCGACCGCAAGCCCGTCGAGCCGATCTATTCCCTCGATGATGTGGAAGCCGTCCTGAAGCGCGTGCGCGGCCACGACTACGACACCCCCTTCAGCCCCCATGAAAGCGTCCGCGTGCAACTGCGCGACGCGGGCCACATCCTCGGCTCCGCCATCATCGAGGCCTGGATCACCACGCCCCAGGGCGAGCGCAAGCTGGTCTTCTCCGGTGATCTTGGCCAGCCCGGCCGGCCCATTTTGTGCGACCCCACGCGCATCGGCACCGCCGACATCCTGTTCACCGAATCCACCTATGGCGACCGCGACCACAAGAATCTCGGCGACACCGTCACCGAACTTGTCGACGTGGTGACCCACACGCTGGATGACCTCGAAGGCAACATCATCATCCCCGCCTTCGCCGTCGGCCGCACCCAGGAGCTGCTGTTCTATTTCCACCAGCTCACCCGCGAGGGAAAACTCGGCAATCTCCGCATCTTCGTGGATTCGCCCATGGCAACAGCCGTGACGCGCCTCACCATGGAGCATCTGGAGCTGTTCGACGCTCAGGCCCGCAGCCTCGCCGAATGGCAGGAGAACGGCCACGGCGTGCCGCAGGTCACCTTCACCGGCAGCGTTGATGAAAGCCGCGCGCTCAACAGCATCGAGAGCGGTGCCATCATCATTGCCGCCAGCGGCATGTGCACCGCCGGCCGCATCAAGCACCATCTGCGCCACGGCCTGCCCAACCCGCGCAACGCCGTCATCATCACGGGCTTCCAGGCCGAGGGCACCCTCGGCCGCCGCCTGGTGGACGGCGCCACCCGCGTCCGCATCTTCGGTCAGGACGTCTCCGTCCGCGCCGGCGTCCACACCCTGGGCGGCTTCTCCGCCCATGCCGACCGCCGCGCCCTGCTGGACTGGATGGGCGGCTTCACCGCCCCGCCCGCCCAGACCTTCGTGATGCACGGCGAACCCGGCGCCTCCCGCGCCCTGGCAGACGAAATGACAAACCGCCTTGGCTGGCAGGTCCAGCTCCCCGAGCGCGGCGAAACCTATGTCCCGCTGATCCTCTGA
- a CDS encoding sterol desaturase family protein, which translates to MTIEDHPQGEKASPAVTGLKSAITWTAWPGLMTLCIAITAYGMANDEPILGFNSAYLLLGVTLILLERWMPYEKTWLENDGQTFANIAHTLLNKGMVQAAAAVTTLIIVVDVVEPEAGALWPTDWPQWAQIVLGLLIAEFGFYWAHRLAHEVPWLWPFHAVHHSVTRLWVINTGRFHFVDTALSVALSQPLLYLAGAPVEVFMWVGGITAFSGLLTHTNVVMRAGWLNYVFNTPELHRWHHSKVVEEGNTNYGEVLMVYDLLFGTWFLPDRRPPAGIGISEEMPASFAGQLAHPFRTLSAMRRERAAANVIAGD; encoded by the coding sequence ATGACCATCGAAGACCATCCGCAGGGGGAGAAAGCTTCTCCGGCCGTTACCGGACTCAAGTCCGCCATCACCTGGACCGCATGGCCTGGGCTGATGACCCTGTGCATCGCGATCACCGCTTACGGGATGGCAAATGACGAGCCGATCCTCGGGTTCAATTCCGCCTATCTGCTGCTGGGGGTGACGCTGATCCTGCTGGAGCGGTGGATGCCTTACGAGAAGACCTGGCTTGAGAATGACGGCCAGACCTTTGCCAATATCGCGCATACGCTTCTCAACAAGGGCATGGTGCAGGCGGCAGCCGCAGTGACCACGCTGATCATCGTGGTGGATGTGGTGGAGCCGGAAGCCGGGGCCCTGTGGCCGACCGACTGGCCGCAATGGGCGCAGATCGTGCTCGGGCTTCTGATCGCGGAATTCGGATTTTACTGGGCGCACCGGCTGGCGCATGAGGTGCCGTGGCTGTGGCCGTTCCACGCGGTGCATCACTCGGTGACCCGGCTGTGGGTGATCAATACGGGGCGCTTCCACTTTGTGGATACGGCGCTGAGCGTGGCGCTGAGCCAGCCGCTGCTCTACCTCGCCGGGGCGCCGGTGGAGGTGTTCATGTGGGTGGGCGGCATCACGGCCTTCAGCGGTCTGTTGACCCACACCAATGTGGTGATGCGTGCGGGCTGGCTGAACTATGTGTTCAACACGCCTGAGCTGCACCGGTGGCACCATTCCAAGGTGGTGGAAGAGGGCAACACGAATTACGGCGAAGTGCTGATGGTCTATGACCTGCTTTTCGGCACCTGGTTCCTGCCGGACCGGCGTCCGCCCGCGGGCATCGGCATCAGCGAGGAAATGCCTGCGTCCTTCGCAGGGCAGCTGGCGCATCCGTTCCGTACCCTGAGCGCCATGCGGCGGGAACGGGCAGCGGCGAACGTCATTGCCGGTGACTGA
- a CDS encoding LOG family protein, producing MTTPPETQPPAPAGATKGHRNEAYTLASRDVDFLASDDLRAVRLQLELLKPELFLRREQINSTIAVFGGARILPPDVATARLAELEAGSADEAALARARKQVANARYYTEAVTFSKLVAEKLDSNGGHDFVIVTGGGPGIMEAANRGAQEAGRRSVGFNITLPHEQHPNAYASPELSFQFRYFAIRKMHFLLRARALVAFPGGYGTMDELFEVLTLVQTRKIIRMPIVLIGKEFWQRAIDFEFLVDELMLDHDCIELFSIVETAAEAVDIISDFYRQPGADETP from the coding sequence ATGACAACGCCCCCCGAAACACAGCCCCCCGCACCGGCCGGCGCCACCAAAGGCCACCGCAACGAGGCCTATACGCTAGCCTCCCGCGACGTTGATTTTCTGGCCTCGGACGATCTGCGGGCCGTCCGCCTCCAGCTTGAGCTGCTCAAGCCCGAGCTGTTCCTGCGGCGCGAGCAGATAAACTCCACCATCGCCGTCTTCGGCGGCGCCCGCATCCTGCCGCCCGACGTGGCCACAGCCCGCCTTGCCGAGCTGGAAGCCGGCAGCGCTGACGAAGCCGCCCTCGCCCGGGCGCGCAAGCAGGTGGCGAATGCGCGCTACTACACCGAAGCCGTCACCTTCTCGAAGCTCGTGGCCGAGAAACTCGACAGCAATGGCGGCCATGACTTCGTGATCGTCACCGGCGGCGGGCCCGGCATCATGGAAGCAGCCAATCGCGGCGCGCAGGAAGCCGGACGCCGCAGCGTCGGCTTCAACATCACCCTGCCGCACGAACAGCACCCCAACGCCTATGCCTCCCCGGAGCTGAGCTTCCAGTTCCGCTACTTCGCCATCCGCAAGATGCACTTCCTGCTCCGCGCCCGCGCGCTCGTTGCCTTCCCCGGCGGCTACGGCACCATGGACGAATTGTTCGAGGTGCTGACCCTGGTGCAAACCCGCAAGATCATCCGCATGCCGATTGTTCTTATCGGCAAAGAGTTCTGGCAACGCGCCATCGATTTCGAATTCCTGGTGGACGAGCTGATGCTCGACCATGACTGCATCGAGCTGTTCAGCATCGTCGAGACCGCCGCCGAAGCCGTGGACATCATCTCGGACTTCTACAGGCAGCCCGGCGCGGACGAGACCCCATGA
- a CDS encoding PAS domain-containing protein, with amino-acid sequence MSSFDRSSQLSIDSFPPIEIDPSLDFQHKITKLGFEHWTEKAAGRAMPDRADIDPRAFGPYLGHLTLFNIRFNDGAVDGLVPRIVGSDFESVFGDLKSVPLEEKLPSAIYDRWRLVVTGMMEAGGPVRATGPIVYKGKEHLVAELVVAPLSSGGEANSVLYVVSVFLPGTPDDGLPDGVSTA; translated from the coding sequence ATGTCCTCGTTCGACAGATCCAGTCAACTTTCGATTGATAGTTTCCCGCCGATAGAAATCGATCCGTCTCTCGATTTTCAGCACAAGATCACCAAGCTCGGCTTCGAACACTGGACCGAAAAAGCGGCCGGGCGGGCAATGCCGGACCGCGCGGACATCGACCCGCGCGCCTTCGGGCCCTATCTGGGTCACCTGACCCTGTTCAACATCAGGTTCAATGACGGTGCCGTGGACGGGCTTGTGCCGCGCATTGTCGGCAGCGATTTCGAAAGCGTGTTCGGCGACCTCAAGAGCGTGCCGCTGGAGGAAAAACTGCCGTCTGCCATCTATGACCGCTGGCGCCTTGTGGTGACCGGCATGATGGAGGCGGGCGGGCCGGTGCGGGCAACGGGGCCGATCGTCTACAAGGGCAAGGAGCACCTTGTGGCCGAGCTGGTGGTTGCTCCCCTCAGCAGCGGCGGAGAAGCGAATTCAGTTCTGTATGTGGTGTCGGTGTTTTTGCCGGGCACGCCGGATGACGGGTTGCCGGACGGGGTAAGCACCGCCTGA
- a CDS encoding TetR/AcrR family transcriptional regulator yields MPKIVDHKARRAELVEASWKVIETEGLDGLTMRKVASAAGCTTGRITHYFPDREALVLAALRAANEAAKARTTALLAKDLPPRARLQKCVEEGLPLDKQRQREWKVWIAFWTAAASDPQLARENAIQTEAWVDALAALIADVAPGCDAGHEARILMGAINGIGLLTAISPTKQNRAGAVETLALHVEGLIARGGSD; encoded by the coding sequence ATGCCGAAAATCGTCGATCACAAGGCCCGCCGGGCGGAGCTGGTGGAAGCAAGCTGGAAGGTCATCGAGACCGAGGGTCTGGATGGCCTCACCATGCGCAAGGTGGCCTCAGCCGCCGGCTGCACCACTGGCCGCATCACCCATTATTTCCCGGATCGTGAGGCCCTGGTCCTGGCCGCCCTGCGCGCCGCCAATGAGGCCGCCAAGGCGCGCACCACGGCCCTGCTGGCAAAAGACCTGCCGCCTCGCGCCCGCCTTCAGAAATGCGTTGAGGAAGGCCTGCCCCTCGACAAGCAGCGCCAGCGCGAATGGAAAGTGTGGATCGCCTTCTGGACCGCCGCCGCCTCCGACCCGCAGCTCGCCCGCGAGAACGCGATCCAGACCGAGGCCTGGGTGGATGCGCTCGCAGCCCTCATCGCCGATGTCGCGCCCGGCTGTGACGCCGGTCACGAAGCCCGCATCCTCATGGGCGCCATCAACGGCATCGGCCTGCTCACCGCCATCAGTCCCACCAAACAGAACAGGGCCGGCGCCGTTGAGACGCTGGCCCTGCATGTGGAAGGTCTGATTGCCAGGGGCGGCAGCGACTGA
- a CDS encoding MerR family DNA-binding protein produces the protein MMTIGEVAAAADLPTKTVRYYADIGLVTPGGRSEAGYRLYGTDELARLVFVRRARSFGFSVDACRDLLGLYGDRARSSRDVKALALERLAEIDARMAELEALRAELARLATACQGDDRPDCPILETLAT, from the coding sequence ATGATGACCATCGGCGAAGTTGCGGCGGCGGCGGATCTGCCGACCAAGACCGTGCGGTATTACGCGGATATCGGCCTTGTGACGCCGGGCGGACGGTCGGAGGCGGGCTACCGGCTTTACGGGACGGATGAGCTGGCGCGGCTGGTGTTCGTGCGCCGGGCGCGGAGTTTCGGCTTTTCCGTCGATGCGTGCCGCGACCTGCTGGGGCTTTATGGCGACCGGGCTCGGTCGAGCCGGGACGTGAAGGCGCTGGCGCTGGAGCGGCTGGCGGAGATCGATGCGCGGATGGCGGAGCTGGAAGCGCTGCGGGCGGAGCTGGCGCGGCTGGCGACCGCATGCCAGGGCGATGACCGGCCTGACTGTCCCATCCTGGAGACGCTGGCGACTTAG
- a CDS encoding outer membrane protein: MKKTNFAAAAIAAAALLGANAAQAEDGNWYVSAGGGANWIGDQSSNGVTADYDAGYTVLGAVGYDFGDSETGSFRVEGEISWTKNDVDQVTINGVNANIGGDTEQWGFMMNALYDFMPGSTFRPYIGAGLGVVDGETELNRAGVTVSGNSTEFAYRGLVGVGIGLGENTTLDLGYRHTRVTGDNDDFGNNTVIAQVRFGL; the protein is encoded by the coding sequence ATGAAGAAGACAAACTTCGCAGCAGCCGCCATTGCAGCCGCAGCGCTTCTGGGCGCAAACGCCGCCCAGGCCGAAGACGGCAACTGGTATGTGAGCGCCGGCGGCGGCGCCAACTGGATCGGCGACCAGTCCAGCAACGGCGTGACCGCTGATTATGACGCCGGCTACACCGTGCTCGGCGCCGTGGGCTACGATTTCGGCGATTCCGAAACCGGCTCCTTCCGCGTCGAAGGTGAAATCAGCTGGACGAAGAACGACGTCGACCAGGTCACCATCAACGGTGTGAACGCCAATATCGGCGGCGACACCGAGCAGTGGGGCTTCATGATGAACGCCCTGTATGACTTCATGCCCGGCAGCACGTTCCGTCCGTATATCGGTGCCGGCCTCGGCGTCGTTGACGGCGAGACCGAGCTCAACCGCGCCGGCGTGACGGTCAGCGGTAACAGCACCGAGTTCGCCTATCGCGGCCTTGTCGGTGTCGGCATCGGCCTCGGCGAGAACACCACGCTCGACCTCGGCTACCGCCACACCCGCGTGACCGGCGACAATGACGATTTCGGCAACAACACCGTCATCGCCCAGGTGCGCTTCGGCCTCTAG
- a CDS encoding PAS domain-containing protein, protein MGMLPPGSDRSLPPDALIRGGHKLDIKVTPAADAHHPLARMMLAFFAGKQRADTLPSRTDLPHRDLLPVLPFFFMLEPTGEDMTDWRFRLVGHGITARLGADPTGLCISEIYEPTQVSRNAVSYSGVATSRAPHITTGSFHGIDREFLTFEIVHLPMLGNDERTIWILGGLFFND, encoded by the coding sequence ATGGGCATGCTGCCGCCAGGATCGGACAGGTCGTTGCCGCCGGATGCACTCATCCGGGGCGGCCACAAGCTCGACATCAAGGTGACGCCCGCAGCCGACGCCCATCATCCGCTCGCCCGCATGATGCTGGCCTTCTTCGCCGGCAAACAGCGCGCCGATACCCTGCCCAGCCGCACGGACCTGCCGCACCGCGACCTGCTGCCGGTCCTGCCCTTCTTCTTCATGCTGGAACCCACCGGCGAAGACATGACCGACTGGCGCTTCCGCCTCGTCGGCCATGGCATCACCGCCCGCCTCGGCGCGGACCCCACCGGCCTGTGCATTTCCGAGATTTACGAGCCGACCCAGGTCAGCCGCAACGCGGTTTCCTATTCGGGCGTCGCCACGTCGCGCGCACCGCACATCACCACGGGCAGCTTCCACGGCATCGACCGGGAATTCCTGACCTTCGAGATCGTGCATCTGCCCATGCTCGGCAATGACGAACGCACCATCTGGATCCTCGGCGGTCTGTTCTTCAACGACTGA
- a CDS encoding RluA family pseudouridine synthase, translated as MEPYLDILHEDEDILVLDKQSGLLMVPGNRPGLEDCLTARARAHHRHASLVHRLDKDTSGVCIMGLHHRAQRHLGRQFEKRRLSKLYVARVAGHLRDDSGTIDLPLGTDPDQRPKQKVDHEHGRSAVTHWQVTAREPATDTLPSGATRLLLRPETGRSHQLRVHLLALGHPILGDNFYADDHVLAAAGRLQLHAFALTLRHPTGGTPMSFFAPVPF; from the coding sequence ATGGAGCCCTATCTGGACATTCTCCATGAGGACGAGGACATCCTCGTGCTCGACAAGCAGAGCGGGCTTCTCATGGTGCCCGGCAACCGCCCCGGCCTCGAGGATTGCCTCACCGCCCGCGCCAGGGCCCATCACCGCCACGCAAGCCTCGTGCACCGGCTCGACAAGGACACCTCGGGCGTCTGCATCATGGGCCTGCATCACCGTGCCCAGCGCCATCTCGGCCGCCAGTTCGAAAAACGCCGCCTCTCCAAACTCTATGTCGCCCGCGTCGCCGGTCACCTGCGCGATGACAGCGGCACCATAGACCTGCCGCTCGGCACCGACCCCGATCAGCGCCCCAAGCAGAAGGTGGACCACGAGCATGGCCGCAGCGCCGTCACCCACTGGCAGGTGACCGCGCGCGAACCGGCGACGGACACACTCCCGTCAGGCGCCACGCGCCTGCTCCTGCGTCCGGAGACAGGCCGCTCCCACCAGCTCAGAGTGCATCTTTTGGCCCTCGGCCATCCGATCCTGGGTGATAATTTCTATGCGGACGATCATGTGTTGGCCGCTGCAGGCCGCCTGCAGCTCCACGCCTTCGCGCTGACGCTGCGCCACCCTACGGGCGGCACGCCCATGAGCTTCTTCGCCCCCGTCCCGTTCTAG
- a CDS encoding sterol desaturase family protein, with protein MLEFLQGLLAIRDVDQLWLLIGFIGVEVALTWVLRKKFYAATDSLCSVTLGIAYAVVIALSAATVLAVYYWTAQFAVLEFDWAGSVVGILGAYVLVDFLFYWYHRAIHEMRVGWAAHVVHHSSQFLNAGTALRSSFVEAWIEPLFLLPAILLGVDPLMVVALISLNHLYQYWLHTRLIPKLGPVEWVFNTPSHHRVHHASNLRYCDKNYAGTLIIWDRLFGTFEAERADEPCIFGIRHPLESRNPLTATFHEWGALVRDMRAAPSIGAALGHLVHAPGWSPHGDGETTRALQARARAGGAL; from the coding sequence ATGCTGGAGTTTCTGCAGGGATTGCTGGCGATTCGCGACGTCGATCAGCTCTGGCTGCTGATCGGCTTCATCGGCGTGGAAGTGGCGCTGACCTGGGTGCTGCGGAAAAAGTTCTATGCGGCAACCGACAGCCTGTGTTCGGTGACGCTCGGTATTGCCTATGCGGTGGTGATCGCGCTGTCGGCGGCGACGGTTCTGGCGGTCTATTACTGGACGGCGCAATTCGCGGTGCTGGAATTTGACTGGGCGGGCAGCGTTGTTGGGATCCTGGGCGCCTATGTGCTGGTCGATTTCCTGTTCTACTGGTACCACCGGGCCATCCATGAAATGCGCGTGGGGTGGGCGGCGCATGTGGTGCACCACTCAAGCCAGTTCCTGAATGCGGGGACGGCGCTCAGGTCGTCCTTCGTGGAGGCCTGGATCGAGCCGCTGTTCCTGCTGCCTGCCATCCTGCTGGGGGTGGACCCGCTGATGGTGGTGGCGCTGATCTCGCTCAACCACCTTTACCAGTACTGGCTGCACACCCGGCTGATCCCGAAGCTGGGGCCGGTGGAATGGGTGTTCAACACGCCGTCGCACCACCGGGTGCATCACGCGTCCAACCTGCGCTATTGCGACAAGAATTATGCGGGCACGTTGATCATCTGGGACCGGCTGTTCGGCACCTTTGAAGCGGAGCGGGCGGACGAGCCCTGCATCTTTGGCATCCGTCACCCGCTGGAGAGCCGCAATCCGCTGACGGCAACCTTTCATGAATGGGGGGCGCTTGTCCGCGACATGCGGGCTGCCCCCTCGATCGGCGCGGCGCTGGGTCATCTGGTCCATGCGCCGGGCTGGTCTCCGCACGGGGACGGGGAGACTACCCGTGCCCTGCAGGCGCGCGCCCGGGCAGGGGGGGCGCTCTAG